GTTTAAAATACATAACTTATAATAAAAATTATGTATTTAACTTTTATTAATAAATATTAATAAGTTTTTATGAGTATGTAGGAGGGTTATGTGATGGATTTAATCAACACAAAAGAATTTACAAAAAAAGAACTTCTTGATAAGGTACAAGCCCAAGCGGAAATGTATTTTAGAAGTGGTACCTTTTTTTGTAGCGAAGCAGTTGTGCAAACAATCAACGAAATATTAGGAAAACCTTATGATGAAAAAGTAGTTAAGCTAGCTAGCGGATTTCCTATAGGACTAGGTAAATCAGGATGTCTTTGTGGTGCTGTTTCTGGTGGACAAATGGCTCTAGGTAT
Above is a window of Clostridium sporogenes DNA encoding:
- a CDS encoding C-GCAxxG-C-C family protein, with protein sequence MDLINTKEFTKKELLDKVQAQAEMYFRSGTFFCSEAVVQTINEILGKPYDEKVVKLASGFPIGLGKSGCLCGAVSGGQMALGMVYGRVEGEAMNEQMFKKSSGLHDYIKNEYKSTCCRVITKEWAGDNFKSPERKNHCITITGKVARWVANELIEDEHIKVK